The Juglans regia cultivar Chandler chromosome 16, Walnut 2.0, whole genome shotgun sequence nucleotide sequence tattattaaaaataaatcattataatatttatgggacccacacatttttcaactacctactcaaaagtcaacaactcaacatacttcacacatccaaacaactcaaaatactctcaatgggacccacaaactcactccaatctctactcataactattcataaatattctcaacacttttcaatacccaaacgtaccctaagagCCTCAAGATCAGAGGCATCTGACCACCAAAATTAGAGGACTTCGACCGTGAACTTAACAAGACcttcttattaaatattaagaccAACAAATTCAACGAATTaggtaaacaaaaaaaaaaaaaacaagactatattattagtattataaaatcaaaatcgGGTATGGAAAAGATATCATATACAAGAGTCACTAAAATAATTGCCTCTCCATGATAATATGTACCACTAAACTTACCaccaatcaaatcaaatcatatgtATGTGAATAGAACTATAAACctagtaaaaaacaaaaaataaaataaaagaaattacaagACCAACAATAAGCCAAAACCGGCGGCCATGGCAGCCTTGAAGCCCCACAAAGAACCAGAAATCTGGGCGGAACTGCCATAAACAGTGTCTCCCTCGTTCTCGCTGGACGGTGTAGTAGTAGAAGTCGAACCGTTGTAACTCGGGTTTGTTCCGTACAGCTCCTGTATCCCCAAGATGTCGTCGCTGGCCAGCTCTACCTTCCTCGTTCGGGACGGGATCGTTGGGTACATGATCGCGTTTTCCACTGAGGAGTGGCCCAGCCCCAGAAGATGCCCGATCTCGTGCACCGCTACCGACTCCAGGTCCACTGCCGATGTCTCCGTCGCTTCGGTGATGTCACTCGATACCACCCAATTCTCGTCTCCATCCAGGTGGAGCCGACCGCTTGTAGGCGAGAACGCGTGGGCCAGCGTTCCGAGTAGACCGTCGAACGGCTCTCCATCTCCGTGGTCCCCCACAAAGAAACCGATCTTGAGGTCGGCATCGGCCAACGAGTCCGTCTGTGTGAATGTCAAAGCTGTCACCGCTGACCACCGGCTGAAGGCGCGAGTGAACACGCCCTTGACGACGTCAGTCAGCTCGTTTTCCGGTTGGAATGCATAGGTAAGGTCCCGGTTATATTGCGGCCACCGCGGTTTGCCGGGGAAGAAGGTGTAGTGAGAGACGGTGTGTATGTGCGTAGCGTTGGACGACTGCGTCGTTTTCCCGGAGTTCATGGTTGTGGAGCCGTTGACAATATCAGCGACGCCGCATCTGGGCCGCACAATCTGCTGAACGGTCTCTGGGTCGAGGTCACCCGTGACGTTGAGGTTGAAGTTCTTCTGGTATGTCTCGATGGCGGTTTTGAGGTCGCTATCGAAGTCGTCGGTGAAATTGGACGAGGAGTTGATGTAACCAAAGTGTTTCAAGTAGTTCTTGAGCTTGGACAAGCCGTCGGCTTTTTCGCCAGGGTGGCAGCCGGAGAGATTCCGGAACGAGTCCCACGCGCCATGGGTGGCGTTTAACCACGGCGGTATAGATGTGATATTGGGGAAGA carries:
- the LOC108989846 gene encoding metalloendoproteinase 2-MMP-like, which encodes MRIICLFAFAVAVSFFLSSTPASARFFPNITSIPPWLNATHGAWDSFRNLSGCHPGEKADGLSKLKNYLKHFGYINSSSNFTDDFDSDLKTAIETYQKNFNLNVTGDLDPETVQQIVRPRCGVADIVNGSTTMNSGKTTQSSNATHIHTVSHYTFFPGKPRWPQYNRDLTYAFQPENELTDVVKGVFTRAFSRWSAVTALTFTQTDSLADADLKIGFFVGDHGDGEPFDGLLGTLAHAFSPTSGRLHLDGDENWVVSSDITEATETSAVDLESVAVHEIGHLLGLGHSSVENAIMYPTIPSRTRKVELASDDILGIQELYGTNPSYNGSTSTTTPSSENEGDTVYGSSAQISGSLWGFKAAMAAGFGLLLVL